One Vicugna pacos chromosome X, VicPac4, whole genome shotgun sequence DNA window includes the following coding sequences:
- the KDM5C gene encoding lysine-specific demethylase 5C isoform X6 produces MEPGSDDFLPPPECPVFEPSWAEFRDPLGYIAKIRPIAEKSGICKIRPPADWQPPFAVEVDNFRFTPRIQRLNELEIVVEEGGYEAICKDRRWARVAQRLNYPPGKNIGSLLRSHYERIVYPYEMYQSGANLVQCNTRPFDNEEKDKEYKPHSIPLRQSVQPSKFNSYGRRAKRLQPDPEPTEEDIEKNPELKKLQIYGAGPKMMGLGLMAKDKTLRKKDKEGPECPPTVVVKEESGGDVKVESTSPKTFLESKEELSHSPEPCTKMTMRLRRNHSNAQFIESYVCRMCSRGDEDDKLLLCDGCDDNYHIFCLLPPLPEIPKGVWRCPKCVMAECKRPPEAFGFEQATREYTLQSFGEMADSFKADYFNMPVHMVPTELVEKEFWRLVNSIEEDVTVEYGADIHSKEFGSGFPVSDSKRHLTPEEEEYATSGWNLNVMPVLEQSVLCHINADISGMKVPWLYVGMVFSAFCWHIEDHWSYSINYLHWGEPKTWYGVPSLAAEHLEEVMKKLTPELFDSQPDLLHQLVTLMNPNTLMSHGVPVVRTNQCAGEFVITFPRAYHSGFNQGYNFAEAVNFCTADWLPAGRQCIEHYRRLRRYCVFSHEELICKMAACPEKLDLNLAAAVHKEMFIMVQEERRLRKALLEKGITEAEREAFELLPDDERQCIKCKTTCFLSALACYDCPDGLVCLSHINDLCKCSSSRQYLRYRYTLDELPAMLHKLKVRAESFDTWANKVRVALEVEDGRKRSLEELRALESEARERRFPNSELLQRLKNCLSEAEACVSRALGLVSGQEAGPHRVAGLQMTLAELRAFLDQMNNLPCAMHQIGDVQGILEQVEAYQAEAREALASLPSSPGLLQSLLERGRQLGVEVPEAQQLQRQVEQARWLDEVKRTLAPSARRGTLAVMRGLLVAGASVAPSPAVDKARAELQELLTIAERWEEKAHLCLEARQKHPPATLEAIIHEAENIPVHLPNIQALKEALAKARAWIADVDEIQNGDHYPCLDDLEGLVAVGRDLPVGLEELRQLELQVLTAHSWREKASKTFLKKNSCYTLLEVLCPCADAGSDSTKRSRWMEKELGLYKSDTELLGLSAQDLRDPGSVIVAFKEGEQKEKEGILQLRRTNSAKPSPLASSTTASSATSICVCGQVPAGVGALQCDLCQDWFHGRCVSVPRLLSSPRPGPTSSPLLAWWEWDTKFLCPLCMRSRRPRLETILALLVALQRLPVRLPEGEALQCLTERAISWQGRARQALASEDVTALLGRLAELRQRLQAEPRPEEPPTYPSAPASDPLREGSGKDMPKVQELLENGDSVISPEKVAPGEGSGKRDLELLSSLLPQLTGPVLELPEATRAPLEELMLEGDLLEVTLDENHSIWQLLQAGQPPDLERIRTLLELEKAERHGSRARGRALERRRRRKVDRGGEVDDPAREELEPKRVRSSGPEAEEAQEEEELEEETGGEGPPPPLPTAGSPSTQENQNGLEPALGASSGSSAPFSTLTPRLHVPCPQQPPQQQL; encoded by the exons ATGGAGCCAGGGTCCGACGACTTTCTACCGCCGCCGGAGTGCCCGGTGTTCGAGCCTAGCTGGGCTGAGTTCCGAGACCCTCTTGGCTACATCGCGAAAATCAGGCCCATCGCCGAGAAGTCGGGCATTTGCAAGATCCGCCCACCCGCG GACTGGCAGCCACCCTTTGCTGTAGAAGTGGACAACTTCAGGTTTACTCCTCGAATCCAGAGGCTGAATGAACTAGAG ATCGTTGTGGAGGAAGGTGGCTATGAAGCCATCTGCAAGGATCGTCGGTGGGCCCGGGTGGCCCAGCGCCTCAACTACCCACCGGGCAAAAACATTGGCTCCTTGCTGCGCTCCCACTATGAACGCATCGTTTACCCATATGAGATGTACCAGTCTGGAGCCAACCTGGTG cAGTGCAACACACGTCCATTTGATAATGAGGAGAAGGACAAGGAATACAAACCCCACAGTATCCCCCTTCGGCAGTCTGTGCAGCCTTCTAAGTTCAACAGCTATGGCCGGCGGGCTAAGAGACTGCAGCCTGAT CCGGAACCCACAGAGGAAGACATTGAAAAGAATCCTGAGCTGAAGAAGCTTCAGATCTATGGGGCAGGCCCCAAGATGATGGGCCTGGGCCTCATGGCCAAGGATAAGACTCTGCGGAAGAAAG ATAAGGAAGGGCCTGAGTGCCCCCCTACAGTAGTGGTGAAGGAGGAGTCAGGTGGGGATGTGAAGGTGGAGTCAACCTCACCCAAGACCTTCCTGGAAAGCAAGGAGGAGCTGAGTCACAGCCCAGAGCCCTGCACCAAGATGACCATGAGGCTGCGGAGGAACCACAGCAATGCCCAGTTT ATTGAATCATATGTATGCCGGATGTGTTCCCGAGGGGATGAGGATGACAAGCTCCTGCTGTGTGATGGCTGTGATGACAACTACCACATCTTCTGCTTGTTGCCTCCTTTGCCTGAGATTCCCAAGGGTGTCTGGCGGTGCCCAAAATGTGTCATGGCG GAGTGTAAACGCCCCCCCGAAGCCTTTGGCTTTGAGCAGGCTACCCGGGAATACACTCTGCAGAGCTTTGGCGAGATGGCTGACTCCTTTAAAGCCGATTACTTCAACATGCCCGTACAC ATGGTGCCCACAGAACTCGTGGAGAAGGAATTCTGGCGGCTGGTGAATAGCATTGAGGAAGACGTGACTGTTGAGTATGGGGCTGACATCCATTCCAAAGAATTTGGTAGCGGTTTCCCTGTCAGTGACAGTAAGCGGCACTTAACACCTGAGGAGGAG GAGTATGCTACCAGTGGTTGGAACCTGAATGTGATGCCGGTGTTGGAGCAGTCCGTACTGTGCCACATTAATGCAGATATCTCCGGCATGAAGGTGCCCTGGCTCTACGTGGGCATGGTCTTCTCAGCCTTTTGCTGGCATATTGAGGATCACTGGAGTTACTCCATTAACTACCTCCACTG GGGTGAGCCGAAGACCTGGTATGGGGTACCCTCGCTTGCAGCAGAACATTTGGAAGAGGTGATGAAGAAGCTGACACCTGAGCTCTTTGATAGCCAGCCTGACCTTCTGCACCAACTTGTCACTCTCATGAATCCCAATACCCTCATGTCCCATGGCGTGCCG GTTGTTCGCACAAACCAGTGTGCAGGAGAATTCGTCATTACCTTCCCTCGTGCTTACCACAGTGGCTTCAACCAAGGCTACAACTTTGCTGAGGCCGTCAACTTTTGCACTGCTGACTGG CTGCCGGCTGGACGCCAGTGCATTGAGCACTACCGCCGGCTCCGAAGATACTGCGTCTTCTCCCATGAGGAGCTCATCTGCAAGATGGCTGCCTGTCCAGAGAAGCTGGACCTGAACCTTGCAGCAGCTGTGCACAAGGAAATGTTCATCATGGTGCAGGAGGAGCGGCGTCTACGAAAGGCCCTGCTAGAGAAG GGCATCACGGAAGCTGAGCGAGAGGCTTTTGAGCTGCTCCCGGATGATGAGCGCCAGTGCATCAAGTGCAAGACCACGTGCTTTCTATCAGCCCTGGCCTGCTATGACTGCCCAGACGGCCTTGTCTGCCTTTCCCACATCAATGACCTCTGCAAGTGCTCCAGTAGCCGGCAGTACCTGCG GTATCGGTATACCTTGGATGAGCTCCCTGCCATGCTCCATAAGCTGAAGGTCCGGGCTGAGTCCTTTGACACCTGGGCCAACAAAGTGCGAGTGGCCCTGGAGGTGGAGGATGGGCGGAAGCGCA GCCTTGAAGAGCTGAGAGCACTGGAGTCTGAGGCCCGTGAGCGGAGGTTTCCTAACAGTGAGCTGCTGCAGCGACTCAAGAACTGCCTGAGTGAGGCAGAGGCTTGTGTGTCCCGGGCTCTGGGGCTGGTCAGCGGCCAGGAAGCTGG CCCCCACAGGGTAGCTGGTCTACAGATGACCCTGGCTGAGCTCCGGGCCTTTCTGGACCAGATGAACAACCTGCCTTGTGCCATGCACCAGATTGGGGATGTCCAG GGTATTCTGGAACAGGTGGAGGCCTACCAGGCTGAGGCCCGTGAGGCCCTGGCCTCACTGCCCTCCAGTCCAGGGCTCTTGCAGTCCCTGTTGGAGAGGGGGCGGCAGCTGGGGGTGGAGGTACCTGAGGCCCAGCAGCTCCAGCGGCAGGTGGAACAGGCGCGATGGCTGGATGAGGTGAAACGCACACTGGCCCCCTCAGCCCGAAGGGGTACCCTGGCTGTCATGCGGGGACTGTTGGTCGCGGGTGCCAGTGTAGCCCCTAGCcctgctgtggacaaggcccgaGCCGAACTGCAGGAGCTGCTGACCATTGCTGAACGCTGGGAGGAAAAGGCCCACCTTTGCCTGGAGGCCAG GCAGAAGCATCCACCAGCCACGCTTGAGGCCATAATTCATGAGGCAGAAAACATCCCTGTTCACCTGCCCAACATCCAGGCTCTAAAGGAGGCTCTTGCTAAGGCCCGGGCCTGGATTGCTGATGTGGACGAGATCCAA AATGGTGATCACTACCCCTGCCTGGATGACTTGGAGGGCCTGGTGGCTGTGGGCCGGGACCTACCTGTGGGGTTAGAGGAGCTGAGACAGCTAGAGCTGCAGGTACTGACAGCGCACTCCTGGAGGGAGAAGGCCTCCAAGACCTTCCTCAAGAAGAATTCTTGCTACACTCTGCTGGAG GTGCTCTGCCCGTGTGCAGACGCCGGCTCAGACAGCACCAAGCGCAGCCGGTGGATGGAGAAGGAGCTGGGGTTGTACAAATCTGACACAGAGCTGCTGGGGCTGTCTGCGCAGGacctcagggacccaggctctgtG ATCGTGGCCTTTAAGGAGGGGGaacagaaggagaaggagggaatCCTGCAGCTGCGTCGCACCAACTCCGCCAAGCCCAGTCCACTGGCATCGTCGACCACAGCTTCCTCTGCAACCTCCATCTGTGTGTGTGGGCAGGTGCCGGCCGGGGTGGGAGCTCTGCAGTGTGACCTGTGTCAGGACTGGTTCCATGGGCGATGTGTGTCGGTACCCCGCCTCCTCAGTTCCCCAAGGCCTGGTCCCACCTCATCCCCACTGCTGGCCTGGTGGGAGTGGGACACCAAATTCTTGTGTCCGCTGTGCATGCGCTCACGGCGCCCGCGCCTGGAGACCATCCTGGCACTGCTGGTAGCGCTGCAGAGACTGCCTGTGCGGCTGCCTGAGGGCGAGGCCCTACAGTGCCTCACAGAGAGAGCCATCAGCTGGCAAGGCCGTGCCAGGCAGGCTCTAGCCTCTGAGGATGTGACTGCTCTGTTGGGACGGCTGGCCGAGCTTCGCCAGCGGCTGCAGGCTGAACCCAGGCCCGAGGAGCCCCCTACCTACCCTTCAGCCCCTGCCTCTGACCCTCTcagagaaggcagtggcaaggaTATGCCTAAG GTGCAGGAGTTACTGGAGAACGGAGACAGCGTGATCAGTCCTGAGAAGGTAGCCCCGGGGGAGGGCTCAGGTAAGAGAG ACCTGGAGCTGCTGTCCTCACTGTTGCCACAGTTGACTGGCCCTGTATTGGAGCTGCCTGAGGCAACCCGAGCTCCCCTGGAGGAGCTCATGTTGGAGGGGGATCTGCTTGAGGTGACCCTGGATGAGAACCACAGCATCTGGCAGCTGCTGCAGGCTGGacagcctccagacctggagcGGATTCGCACACTTCTGGAG CTGGAGAAGGCAGAGCGCCATGGGAGCCGAGCCCGGGGCCGGGCACTggagaggcggcggcggcggaaggtGGACCGGGGTGGGGAGGTCGATGACCCAGCCCGAGAGGAGCTAGAGCCAAAGAGGGTACGGAGCTCAGGGCCAGAGGCcgaggaggcccaggaggaggaggagctggaggaggagactgggggtgagggcccccctccacccctgcccaccGCCGGCAGCCCCAGCACCCAGGAGAACCAGAATGGCTTGGAGCCAGCACTAGGGGCCAGTTCAGGCTCCTCGGCCCCTTTCTCCACTTTGACTCCCCGGCTGCACGTGCCCTGCCCACAGCAGCCGCCTCAGCAGCAGTTGTGA
- the KDM5C gene encoding lysine-specific demethylase 5C isoform X1, giving the protein MEPGSDDFLPPPECPVFEPSWAEFRDPLGYIAKIRPIAEKSGICKIRPPADWQPPFAVEVDNFRFTPRIQRLNELEAQTRVKLNYLDQIAKFWEIQGSSLKIPNVERRILDLYSLSKIVVEEGGYEAICKDRRWARVAQRLNYPPGKNIGSLLRSHYERIVYPYEMYQSGANLVQCNTRPFDNEEKDKEYKPHSIPLRQSVQPSKFNSYGRRAKRLQPDPEPTEEDIEKNPELKKLQIYGAGPKMMGLGLMAKDKTLRKKDKEGPECPPTVVVKEESGGDVKVESTSPKTFLESKEELSHSPEPCTKMTMRLRRNHSNAQFIESYVCRMCSRGDEDDKLLLCDGCDDNYHIFCLLPPLPEIPKGVWRCPKCVMAECKRPPEAFGFEQATREYTLQSFGEMADSFKADYFNMPVHMVPTELVEKEFWRLVNSIEEDVTVEYGADIHSKEFGSGFPVSDSKRHLTPEEEEYATSGWNLNVMPVLEQSVLCHINADISGMKVPWLYVGMVFSAFCWHIEDHWSYSINYLHWGEPKTWYGVPSLAAEHLEEVMKKLTPELFDSQPDLLHQLVTLMNPNTLMSHGVPVVRTNQCAGEFVITFPRAYHSGFNQGYNFAEAVNFCTADWLPAGRQCIEHYRRLRRYCVFSHEELICKMAACPEKLDLNLAAAVHKEMFIMVQEERRLRKALLEKGITEAEREAFELLPDDERQCIKCKTTCFLSALACYDCPDGLVCLSHINDLCKCSSSRQYLRYRYTLDELPAMLHKLKVRAESFDTWANKVRVALEVEDGRKRSLEELRALESEARERRFPNSELLQRLKNCLSEAEACVSRALGLVSGQEAGPHRVAGLQMTLAELRAFLDQMNNLPCAMHQIGDVQGILEQVEAYQAEAREALASLPSSPGLLQSLLERGRQLGVEVPEAQQLQRQVEQARWLDEVKRTLAPSARRGTLAVMRGLLVAGASVAPSPAVDKARAELQELLTIAERWEEKAHLCLEARQKHPPATLEAIIHEAENIPVHLPNIQALKEALAKARAWIADVDEIQNGDHYPCLDDLEGLVAVGRDLPVGLEELRQLELQVLTAHSWREKASKTFLKKNSCYTLLEVLCPCADAGSDSTKRSRWMEKELGLYKSDTELLGLSAQDLRDPGSVIVAFKEGEQKEKEGILQLRRTNSAKPSPLASSTTASSATSICVCGQVPAGVGALQCDLCQDWFHGRCVSVPRLLSSPRPGPTSSPLLAWWEWDTKFLCPLCMRSRRPRLETILALLVALQRLPVRLPEGEALQCLTERAISWQGRARQALASEDVTALLGRLAELRQRLQAEPRPEEPPTYPSAPASDPLREGSGKDMPKVQELLENGDSVISPEKVAPGEGSGKRDLELLSSLLPQLTGPVLELPEATRAPLEELMLEGDLLEVTLDENHSIWQLLQAGQPPDLERIRTLLELEKAERHGSRARGRALERRRRRKVDRGGEVDDPAREELEPKRVRSSGPEAEEAQEEEELEEETGGEGPPPPLPTAGSPSTQENQNGLEPALGASSGSSAPFSTLTPRLHVPCPQQPPQQQL; this is encoded by the exons ATGGAGCCAGGGTCCGACGACTTTCTACCGCCGCCGGAGTGCCCGGTGTTCGAGCCTAGCTGGGCTGAGTTCCGAGACCCTCTTGGCTACATCGCGAAAATCAGGCCCATCGCCGAGAAGTCGGGCATTTGCAAGATCCGCCCACCCGCG GACTGGCAGCCACCCTTTGCTGTAGAAGTGGACAACTTCAGGTTTACTCCTCGAATCCAGAGGCTGAATGAACTAGAG GCCCAGACGAGAGTGAAACTGAACTACTTGGATCAGATTGCCAAATTCTGGGAAATCCAGGGCTCCTCCTTAAAGATTCCCAATGTAGAACGGCGGATCTTGGACCTCTACAGCCTCAGCAAA ATCGTTGTGGAGGAAGGTGGCTATGAAGCCATCTGCAAGGATCGTCGGTGGGCCCGGGTGGCCCAGCGCCTCAACTACCCACCGGGCAAAAACATTGGCTCCTTGCTGCGCTCCCACTATGAACGCATCGTTTACCCATATGAGATGTACCAGTCTGGAGCCAACCTGGTG cAGTGCAACACACGTCCATTTGATAATGAGGAGAAGGACAAGGAATACAAACCCCACAGTATCCCCCTTCGGCAGTCTGTGCAGCCTTCTAAGTTCAACAGCTATGGCCGGCGGGCTAAGAGACTGCAGCCTGAT CCGGAACCCACAGAGGAAGACATTGAAAAGAATCCTGAGCTGAAGAAGCTTCAGATCTATGGGGCAGGCCCCAAGATGATGGGCCTGGGCCTCATGGCCAAGGATAAGACTCTGCGGAAGAAAG ATAAGGAAGGGCCTGAGTGCCCCCCTACAGTAGTGGTGAAGGAGGAGTCAGGTGGGGATGTGAAGGTGGAGTCAACCTCACCCAAGACCTTCCTGGAAAGCAAGGAGGAGCTGAGTCACAGCCCAGAGCCCTGCACCAAGATGACCATGAGGCTGCGGAGGAACCACAGCAATGCCCAGTTT ATTGAATCATATGTATGCCGGATGTGTTCCCGAGGGGATGAGGATGACAAGCTCCTGCTGTGTGATGGCTGTGATGACAACTACCACATCTTCTGCTTGTTGCCTCCTTTGCCTGAGATTCCCAAGGGTGTCTGGCGGTGCCCAAAATGTGTCATGGCG GAGTGTAAACGCCCCCCCGAAGCCTTTGGCTTTGAGCAGGCTACCCGGGAATACACTCTGCAGAGCTTTGGCGAGATGGCTGACTCCTTTAAAGCCGATTACTTCAACATGCCCGTACAC ATGGTGCCCACAGAACTCGTGGAGAAGGAATTCTGGCGGCTGGTGAATAGCATTGAGGAAGACGTGACTGTTGAGTATGGGGCTGACATCCATTCCAAAGAATTTGGTAGCGGTTTCCCTGTCAGTGACAGTAAGCGGCACTTAACACCTGAGGAGGAG GAGTATGCTACCAGTGGTTGGAACCTGAATGTGATGCCGGTGTTGGAGCAGTCCGTACTGTGCCACATTAATGCAGATATCTCCGGCATGAAGGTGCCCTGGCTCTACGTGGGCATGGTCTTCTCAGCCTTTTGCTGGCATATTGAGGATCACTGGAGTTACTCCATTAACTACCTCCACTG GGGTGAGCCGAAGACCTGGTATGGGGTACCCTCGCTTGCAGCAGAACATTTGGAAGAGGTGATGAAGAAGCTGACACCTGAGCTCTTTGATAGCCAGCCTGACCTTCTGCACCAACTTGTCACTCTCATGAATCCCAATACCCTCATGTCCCATGGCGTGCCG GTTGTTCGCACAAACCAGTGTGCAGGAGAATTCGTCATTACCTTCCCTCGTGCTTACCACAGTGGCTTCAACCAAGGCTACAACTTTGCTGAGGCCGTCAACTTTTGCACTGCTGACTGG CTGCCGGCTGGACGCCAGTGCATTGAGCACTACCGCCGGCTCCGAAGATACTGCGTCTTCTCCCATGAGGAGCTCATCTGCAAGATGGCTGCCTGTCCAGAGAAGCTGGACCTGAACCTTGCAGCAGCTGTGCACAAGGAAATGTTCATCATGGTGCAGGAGGAGCGGCGTCTACGAAAGGCCCTGCTAGAGAAG GGCATCACGGAAGCTGAGCGAGAGGCTTTTGAGCTGCTCCCGGATGATGAGCGCCAGTGCATCAAGTGCAAGACCACGTGCTTTCTATCAGCCCTGGCCTGCTATGACTGCCCAGACGGCCTTGTCTGCCTTTCCCACATCAATGACCTCTGCAAGTGCTCCAGTAGCCGGCAGTACCTGCG GTATCGGTATACCTTGGATGAGCTCCCTGCCATGCTCCATAAGCTGAAGGTCCGGGCTGAGTCCTTTGACACCTGGGCCAACAAAGTGCGAGTGGCCCTGGAGGTGGAGGATGGGCGGAAGCGCA GCCTTGAAGAGCTGAGAGCACTGGAGTCTGAGGCCCGTGAGCGGAGGTTTCCTAACAGTGAGCTGCTGCAGCGACTCAAGAACTGCCTGAGTGAGGCAGAGGCTTGTGTGTCCCGGGCTCTGGGGCTGGTCAGCGGCCAGGAAGCTGG CCCCCACAGGGTAGCTGGTCTACAGATGACCCTGGCTGAGCTCCGGGCCTTTCTGGACCAGATGAACAACCTGCCTTGTGCCATGCACCAGATTGGGGATGTCCAG GGTATTCTGGAACAGGTGGAGGCCTACCAGGCTGAGGCCCGTGAGGCCCTGGCCTCACTGCCCTCCAGTCCAGGGCTCTTGCAGTCCCTGTTGGAGAGGGGGCGGCAGCTGGGGGTGGAGGTACCTGAGGCCCAGCAGCTCCAGCGGCAGGTGGAACAGGCGCGATGGCTGGATGAGGTGAAACGCACACTGGCCCCCTCAGCCCGAAGGGGTACCCTGGCTGTCATGCGGGGACTGTTGGTCGCGGGTGCCAGTGTAGCCCCTAGCcctgctgtggacaaggcccgaGCCGAACTGCAGGAGCTGCTGACCATTGCTGAACGCTGGGAGGAAAAGGCCCACCTTTGCCTGGAGGCCAG GCAGAAGCATCCACCAGCCACGCTTGAGGCCATAATTCATGAGGCAGAAAACATCCCTGTTCACCTGCCCAACATCCAGGCTCTAAAGGAGGCTCTTGCTAAGGCCCGGGCCTGGATTGCTGATGTGGACGAGATCCAA AATGGTGATCACTACCCCTGCCTGGATGACTTGGAGGGCCTGGTGGCTGTGGGCCGGGACCTACCTGTGGGGTTAGAGGAGCTGAGACAGCTAGAGCTGCAGGTACTGACAGCGCACTCCTGGAGGGAGAAGGCCTCCAAGACCTTCCTCAAGAAGAATTCTTGCTACACTCTGCTGGAG GTGCTCTGCCCGTGTGCAGACGCCGGCTCAGACAGCACCAAGCGCAGCCGGTGGATGGAGAAGGAGCTGGGGTTGTACAAATCTGACACAGAGCTGCTGGGGCTGTCTGCGCAGGacctcagggacccaggctctgtG ATCGTGGCCTTTAAGGAGGGGGaacagaaggagaaggagggaatCCTGCAGCTGCGTCGCACCAACTCCGCCAAGCCCAGTCCACTGGCATCGTCGACCACAGCTTCCTCTGCAACCTCCATCTGTGTGTGTGGGCAGGTGCCGGCCGGGGTGGGAGCTCTGCAGTGTGACCTGTGTCAGGACTGGTTCCATGGGCGATGTGTGTCGGTACCCCGCCTCCTCAGTTCCCCAAGGCCTGGTCCCACCTCATCCCCACTGCTGGCCTGGTGGGAGTGGGACACCAAATTCTTGTGTCCGCTGTGCATGCGCTCACGGCGCCCGCGCCTGGAGACCATCCTGGCACTGCTGGTAGCGCTGCAGAGACTGCCTGTGCGGCTGCCTGAGGGCGAGGCCCTACAGTGCCTCACAGAGAGAGCCATCAGCTGGCAAGGCCGTGCCAGGCAGGCTCTAGCCTCTGAGGATGTGACTGCTCTGTTGGGACGGCTGGCCGAGCTTCGCCAGCGGCTGCAGGCTGAACCCAGGCCCGAGGAGCCCCCTACCTACCCTTCAGCCCCTGCCTCTGACCCTCTcagagaaggcagtggcaaggaTATGCCTAAG GTGCAGGAGTTACTGGAGAACGGAGACAGCGTGATCAGTCCTGAGAAGGTAGCCCCGGGGGAGGGCTCAGGTAAGAGAG ACCTGGAGCTGCTGTCCTCACTGTTGCCACAGTTGACTGGCCCTGTATTGGAGCTGCCTGAGGCAACCCGAGCTCCCCTGGAGGAGCTCATGTTGGAGGGGGATCTGCTTGAGGTGACCCTGGATGAGAACCACAGCATCTGGCAGCTGCTGCAGGCTGGacagcctccagacctggagcGGATTCGCACACTTCTGGAG CTGGAGAAGGCAGAGCGCCATGGGAGCCGAGCCCGGGGCCGGGCACTggagaggcggcggcggcggaaggtGGACCGGGGTGGGGAGGTCGATGACCCAGCCCGAGAGGAGCTAGAGCCAAAGAGGGTACGGAGCTCAGGGCCAGAGGCcgaggaggcccaggaggaggaggagctggaggaggagactgggggtgagggcccccctccacccctgcccaccGCCGGCAGCCCCAGCACCCAGGAGAACCAGAATGGCTTGGAGCCAGCACTAGGGGCCAGTTCAGGCTCCTCGGCCCCTTTCTCCACTTTGACTCCCCGGCTGCACGTGCCCTGCCCACAGCAGCCGCCTCAGCAGCAGTTGTGA